A genomic window from Dermacentor silvarum isolate Dsil-2018 chromosome 9, BIME_Dsil_1.4, whole genome shotgun sequence includes:
- the LOC125939918 gene encoding acetylcholinesterase-like translates to MMIDGPEEKAGAPVSADAECSPAGVVPVHVMPMEKLKATKETTGESYPRHQIGCLVGGDIPCTPGHVALGDQRMAVQWVLDHIASFGGNASDVVLMGSGSGAWSVGAHLLEEETPGPRFWSHERFAKVILMSESPFRRYFDDKSHELPALLNCSRGGTVEVLHCMRVVPSREIVRVTSEMVRFFGPSASALPGVKDALRVAGRRFLLGTVSSEGTHLFDYLKRTSSPDGEVDSVVSTFLNVIYHIKNAREVVDAFRRATTPSDNVTATGNSWALDLLGDLLYTCPLLKLGHELSTRQRNQVFGYVFDHKASFALFNDTTGAARFLDLDFVFGRPLEGSRAATAQERDLSRRMIDIWSTFAKTGNLPFVHGQPWTSYTEDGKDIEVRIGLATLEELRDYRKKSCAILPSFVADHMALSGGAAVTLTNGHDSTSREGGSV, encoded by the exons ATGATGATCGACGGACCTGAGGAGAAGGCCGGCGCTCCGGTCTCGGCCGACGCGGAGTGCAGTCCGGCAGGCGTCGTTCCTGTGCACGTGATGCCGATGGAGAAGTTAAAAGCCACGAAGGAAACGACCGGCGAGTcgtacccgcgtcaccaaatag GTTGCCTCGTGGGGGGCGACATCCCATGCACGCCGGGTCACGTGGCCCTGGGAGACCAGCGGATGGCCGTGCAGTGGGTGCTCGACCACATCGCCAGCTTCGGGGGCAACGCCAGCGACGTGGTGCTCATGGGCAGCGGGTCCGGAGCCTGGTCTGTGGGCGCGCATCTGCTCGAGGAGGAAACGCCTGGGCCGCGCTTCTGGAGCCACGAGCGCTTCGCCAAAGTGATCCTCATGAGCGAGTCGCCGTTTAGGAG GTACTTTGACGACAAGTCTCACGAGCTGCCGGCCCTACTCAACTGCTCCCGCGGTGGCACAGTCGAGGTGCTGCACTGCATGAGGGTTGTACCGTCGCGGGAGATCGTTCGCGTCACCAGCGAAATGGTTCGCTTCTTCGGACCTTCGGCAAGCGCCCTGCCCGGCGTCAAAGATGCGTTGAGGGTCGCGGGGCGGCGATTCCTGCTGGGCACAGTCAGCAGCGAAGGCACCCACCTCTTCGACTACCTCAAGCGG ACTTCGTCGCCCGACGGAGAAGTGGACTCTGTTGTGTCCACATTTCTAAACGTCATCTACCACATCAAGAACGCCAGGGAGGTCGTTGATGCTTTCCGAAGGGCTACTACGCCGTCGGATAACG TTACGGCGACTGGCAACTCTTGGGCATTAGATCTGCTGGGAGACTTGCTGTACACGTGTCCGCTGTTGAAGCTCGGACATGAGCTCTCGACCAGGCAGCGGAACCAGGTGTTCGGCTACGTGTTCGACCACAAGGCCAGCTTCGCGCTTTTCAACGACACCACGGGGGCGGCGCGTTTCTTGGATCTGGACTTTGTCTTCGGCCGTCCCTTGGAAGGGTCGCGAGCGGCCACCGCCCAGGAGCGGGACCTTAGCCGAAGAATGATCGACATATGGTCCACGTTCGCCAAGACGGG GAATTTACCGTTCGTGCATGGACAGCCGTGGACAAGCTACACGGAAGACGGAAAAGATATAGAAGTGCGCATCGGGCTCGCGACACTGGAA GAATTGAGGGACTACCGGAAGAAGAGCTGCGCCATCCTGCCGTCCTTTGTTGCGGATCACatggcgctgtcaggaggcgcagctgTTACATTGACCAATGGCCACGACAGCACGTCGAGGGAAGGTGGCAGTGTGTGA